A portion of the Bacteroides faecium genome contains these proteins:
- a CDS encoding helix-turn-helix domain-containing protein, which yields MTKIENQTQYEWAVKRVEELLPLVKDDTPLDDPNSIELELLSNLVADYSEEHFSLGEPSLVDVLKLRMYEMGLNQKSLSQLIGVSPSRLSDYISGKCEPTLKVAREISRKLNIDANIVLGV from the coding sequence ATGACGAAGATAGAGAACCAAACCCAATATGAATGGGCTGTAAAAAGAGTAGAGGAGCTTCTTCCGTTGGTGAAAGATGATACTCCTTTGGATGACCCTAACAGCATAGAGTTGGAACTTCTTTCTAATCTTGTTGCTGACTATTCTGAAGAACATTTTTCTTTGGGAGAGCCTTCACTTGTCGATGTCCTGAAACTTCGTATGTACGAGATGGGACTTAATCAAAAGTCACTATCTCAGTTAATAGGAGTCAGTCCTTCACGTCTTAGTGACTATATTTCGGGTAAGTGTGAGCCGACATTAAAAGTGGCTCGTGAGATAAGTAGGAAATTGAATATTGATGCTAATATAGTGTTGGGAGTATAG
- a CDS encoding type II toxin-antitoxin system RelE/ParE family toxin, translating to MEKKRKIRTYGGYFEAFMETLTEKEQDKIQYGLLLLKTQERLSAKFVKFIRDGVFELRTEYNSNIYRVFFIFDEGKIVVLFNGFQKKSQKTPGCEIDKAVKIKEEYYADKQSSNSRL from the coding sequence ATGGAAAAGAAACGTAAGATCCGTACATACGGAGGTTACTTTGAGGCTTTCATGGAGACTTTAACCGAAAAGGAACAAGATAAGATCCAATATGGATTACTCTTGTTGAAAACACAAGAAAGACTCTCCGCTAAATTTGTGAAGTTTATTCGGGATGGAGTTTTTGAACTTCGTACAGAGTATAATAGTAACATATATCGGGTATTTTTTATTTTTGATGAAGGCAAAATTGTCGTATTGTTCAATGGCTTTCAAAAGAAGTCCCAAAAGACACCCGGTTGTGAAATTGATAAAGCAGTAAAAATAAAGGAGGAATATTATGCAGATAAACAATCATCAAATAGTAGATTATGA
- a CDS encoding helix-turn-helix domain-containing protein, protein MQINNHQIVDYDAVLDAKFGVEGTPERAEAEEKAYAFYTGQIIEDARKKAKISQAELARRIGSDRSYISRVESGQTEPKVSTFYRIMNALGCRIEFSMNL, encoded by the coding sequence ATGCAGATAAACAATCATCAAATAGTAGATTATGATGCTGTTCTTGACGCCAAATTCGGCGTAGAAGGTACTCCCGAACGTGCGGAAGCAGAAGAAAAAGCTTATGCTTTTTACACGGGACAGATTATTGAGGATGCGCGGAAAAAGGCTAAAATCAGTCAGGCTGAATTAGCCCGGCGTATCGGTTCCGACCGCTCTTATATATCAAGAGTGGAGAGTGGGCAGACTGAGCCTAAGGTATCTACTTTCTATCGGATAATGAATGCTTTGGGTTGTAGAATCGAATTTTCGATGAATCTATAG